The Biomphalaria glabrata chromosome 6, xgBioGlab47.1, whole genome shotgun sequence genomic interval TTCTCTgatcaaaatgaaattttgcaaatatattcattgtcgatgacaatactTTAGTCAGTCAAAATATTAACcgattaatttagtttttaaaagaaaaagaggagaTAAACCTTGCAATATTTACAGATAATTTGGACGTTCCCCTTCCTTCattcgatataagctttgttgttgttgttgttgtttttatgtatatattttttttctgtaaaattttgcttgtttctaatGTCCCACTTACCAGGTTGTCCCGTTGGATTTCCAAGAGTGGCTGTGCCGGTAGCAGTAAAAACGCAGTTCGGGTCACCGAGTTCTTCTCCGTTGGTCTTACCATCTTTATCTGAGTCCAGCTTGCAGAGGGCAACTGTCCATTGGAACAAAGCTGCTTCGAAATCCTGTTGAAATAATAAAGCACTTTAGTAGAGCTGGTAGAAAGTACTTCAAGAAACAATTAGCTACTAATGCACCAACACATGTTTTATCAAgataaagacaaaacaaaattgcaaccgattacagttgggtggactcaggggcgcctaaaatcccgaaattcaaaatcgcagtcttcaccgagattcgaacccaggacctctggttcggaagtcaagtgcTTAACCATTCAGCTACCGCGCTCCTCCCCCAGCGTATCATAAGGTTAGATTAAATGCTTGCAGCCAAGTTTTAAAGTAACATTTTGATAAGCCTTATATTTGAcagactgcttttttttttttttactgtcgggatgttttccttttaaattgattctaaatacacatttcaaagaaaaaaacagcaTCAATGAACCAAAAAGGAATCATTTATTTTTGGTAAATAAACAACTAAGGATGTGAGATTGGTATGTTTAAACCCATCAATCATGACGTCATACTGTGCTTAAGTACGTGTACTTACTTCACCAAATGGGTTCAAGGGTCCACCTCCAGAAGAATTGAAATGCCCAACGCCACCCCAAATACCTCCTGCAGGGCATGGGCTGGGCACGCGATCACCATTAGGAATACGGGATCTGAATGTCGAGAATCCCAGAACTGC includes:
- the LOC106070586 gene encoding temptin-like, which encodes MFTKLVILALAGLTAVLGFSTFRSRIPNGDRVPSPCPAGGIWGGVGHFNSSGGGPLNPFGEDFEAALFQWTVALCKLDSDKDGKTNGEELGDPNCVFTATGTATLGNPTGQPGICEPLNSAACKDQTVVCV